ACAGCAAATACTCCTATGACCCGCATTCTGGTCTTGTTTCGTTGGCGTACGGTCTCTAGCTCTAGATTTTTTGCCAATAGCTCACGCTCTTTCTTTTCTGTTTCGTAAAGCGTTTGATAATAAGAAAAAGTTGTTGCCTTGTTGACGGTAAAAAGTGAGTCTTTATAAAAAGTCAGGTTTTTTAGAGCCTCTAGAGCATCCTTCGGTTGGTTCATCTCCGTGTAGGTTTCAAACAAGAGCTCGTAAGATCGAATAAGATGATCCATATTTCCAGAAGCTTTAGCAGACTCCAAAGATTCCTTTGCAAGCTCATTGGCTAGCCTGATATTTCCGGTGTTTTTAGCTAAAAGAGCCCTGGATTTCAAATAAGTAGGGTTGGATAATTGAAGGTCAGGAGCTTTTTCTGCAAGCGCTTTAGCTTCCAAAAAGGTTTTTTCCTGAGATTCTATCATCCCCTGTTCTCCATAAGCACTGCTAAGAGCTAGCTTTATCATAGCTTCCACATAATAATTTCTTTCATCAAAAGGAGTCAATGAATCAGCTTTTTGTAGCACTAATAACTGATCATCAAACTTTTTTTGCTTTCTGAAGTCATTTGCCTTGTTGTATAATTGGATACTTAGGTCATAGTTTTCACCGGCTTTTTCAGCCTTTTCAATTAAAATATCACGGATTTCCTCTGCCTCATCAAATAGTTCATACTTACTATATAATATGGCCATGCCCCCATAGACATAATCGACATAAGCTTCGTTACCTAATGCCTCATAAATCTTTTGTGCTTCCTGGTAATCGTTCATTCCATCGATAAGATTCCCTTGGTAATCTCTGGCTTGACCTCGAAAGAAATACGAATCTGCAATGAGAAGGGAGTCATTTTGCTCAAATCGATCCAATGCAGCAGAATATTCCATGATAGCGGAGTCATACTGATTGAGGTTAAAGTAGGCACCTGCAAGTTTCAGGTGGAGTTCACCTTTGATCGTAGTGCTTTCAATCTTATCCTCATAGGAGATTGCCTCATGAAGTACACTTTTTCTTTTTTCAGGAGAAATAACGTCGTAGTGAGGGTGTCCAAATGCTTCAATAGCATAGTTTCCCAAATCATCATAGGCTTGCGCAGCCTTGGCTTCAGGGAAGATCTTTTTTAAAGTGACTCCATATAATG
Above is a window of Algoriphagus machipongonensis DNA encoding:
- a CDS encoding tetratricopeptide repeat-containing sensor histidine kinase; translated protein: MIRKALFLTSLLFGIYSFTFSQSNPQNLNELIESLSELDYGDSLYGVTLKKIFPEAKAAQAYDDLGNYAIEAFGHPHYDVISPEKRKSVLHEAISYEDKIESTTIKGELHLKLAGAYFNLNQYDSAIMEYSAALDRFEQNDSLLIADSYFFRGQARDYQGNLIDGMNDYQEAQKIYEALGNEAYVDYVYGGMAILYSKYELFDEAEEIRDILIEKAEKAGENYDLSIQLYNKANDFRKQKKFDDQLLVLQKADSLTPFDERNYYVEAMIKLALSSAYGEQGMIESQEKTFLEAKALAEKAPDLQLSNPTYLKSRALLAKNTGNIRLANELAKESLESAKASGNMDHLIRSYELLFETYTEMNQPKDALEALKNLTFYKDSLFTVNKATTFSYYQTLYETEKKERELLAKNLELETVRQRNKTRMRVIGVFAVILIGLGAFIFLWKNYQYQKKQKELQAHFSQELLKNQEAERVRISKDLHDGLGQSLLLIKNKIALTQDDVGTGELLDTAISELRAIARSLHPMQLEKLGLSKAATHLLDQIDNETDIFVSSEIEDLNGVLSKEKELQLYRILQESINNVLKHSEASALRVIFRKTSVGVEMKIEDNGKGFDFSEKLNDFQSLGLKTLKERIASIQGSMKVTSHKGNGTSLSFITYV